Proteins co-encoded in one Arachis hypogaea cultivar Tifrunner chromosome 11, arahy.Tifrunner.gnm2.J5K5, whole genome shotgun sequence genomic window:
- the LOC112722755 gene encoding uncharacterized protein isoform X5, which produces MRIELGLYNSFGGKLVKCLGFHPYSSCYSKLEVVKDKIKSPKSKDESESLKFTQKNLINKIYTNSADAKIPAVLEYLGTVIEVLLPSAASKQENVNKELVTAPAGCKFFIFAHHQPMIDAIHECLLKKKVGCIRIDGGTPGA; this is translated from the exons ATGAGAATTGAGCTTGGCTTATATAATTCCTTTGGGGGGAAGCTGGTCAAGTGTTTGGGATTCCATCCATATAGTAGCTGTTATAGCAAA TTGGAGGTGGTAAAAGACAAAATTAAGTCTCCCAAATCAAAAGATGAGTCTGAATCTCTTAAATTTACTCAAAAGAATCTGATTAACAAG ATATATACTAATTCTGCAGATGCCAAGATTCCTGCTGTTCTTGAATATCTCGGAACTGTCATTGAGGTATTGCTCCCCTCCGCTGCTTCAAAGCAAGAAAATGTCAACAAAGAATTAGTGACTGCACCT GCAGGTTGCAAGTTTTTTATATTTGCGCACCATCAGCCAATGATAGATGCGATACATGAGTGCCTTCTT AAGAAAAAAGTGGGTTGCATCCGGATTGATGGAGGTACACCCGGTGCATGA
- the LOC112722755 gene encoding uncharacterized protein isoform X9, whose amino-acid sequence MTRFHMLTSSRVIISAFRRIPRASWNAKERLWMFPLSSLSEAEKLEVVKDKIKSPKSKDESESLKFTQKNLINKIYTNSADAKIPAVLEYLGTVIEVLLPSAASKQENVNKELVTAPVCTIRKSS is encoded by the exons ATGACCAGGTTTCACATGCTAACTTCATCAAGa GTAATAATTTCTGCTTTTCGGAGAATCCCTAGAGCTTCTTGGAATGCAAAAGAAAG GTTATGGATGTTCCCGCTGTCTTCCTTGTCAGAAGCAGAGAAG TTGGAGGTGGTAAAAGACAAAATTAAGTCTCCCAAATCAAAAGATGAGTCTGAATCTCTTAAATTTACTCAAAAGAATCTGATTAACAAG ATATATACTAATTCTGCAGATGCCAAGATTCCTGCTGTTCTTGAATATCTCGGAACTGTCATTGAGGTATTGCTCCCCTCCGCTGCTTCAAAGCAAGAAAATGTCAACAAAGAATTAGTGACTGCACCTGTATGTACTATAAGAAAGTCAAGTTAG
- the LOC112722755 gene encoding uncharacterized protein isoform X6 produces MTRFHMLTSSRVIISAFRRIPRASWNAKERLWMFPLSSLSEAEKLEVVKDKIKSPKSKDESESLKFTQKNLINKIYTNSADAKIPAVLEYLGTVIEAGCKFFIFAHHQPMIDAIHECLLKKKVGCIRIDGGTPGA; encoded by the exons ATGACCAGGTTTCACATGCTAACTTCATCAAGa GTAATAATTTCTGCTTTTCGGAGAATCCCTAGAGCTTCTTGGAATGCAAAAGAAAG GTTATGGATGTTCCCGCTGTCTTCCTTGTCAGAAGCAGAGAAG TTGGAGGTGGTAAAAGACAAAATTAAGTCTCCCAAATCAAAAGATGAGTCTGAATCTCTTAAATTTACTCAAAAGAATCTGATTAACAAG ATATATACTAATTCTGCAGATGCCAAGATTCCTGCTGTTCTTGAATATCTCGGAACTGTCATTGAG GCAGGTTGCAAGTTTTTTATATTTGCGCACCATCAGCCAATGATAGATGCGATACATGAGTGCCTTCTT AAGAAAAAAGTGGGTTGCATCCGGATTGATGGAGGTACACCCGGTGCATGA
- the LOC112722755 gene encoding uncharacterized protein isoform X3 encodes MRIELGLYNSFGGKLVKCLGFHPYSSCYSKLEVVKDKIKSPKSKDESESLKFTQKNLINKIYTNSADAKIPAVLEYLGTVIEVLLPSAASKQENVNKELVTAPVCTIRKSSCKFFIFAHHQPMIDAIHECLLKKKVGCIRIDGGTPGA; translated from the exons ATGAGAATTGAGCTTGGCTTATATAATTCCTTTGGGGGGAAGCTGGTCAAGTGTTTGGGATTCCATCCATATAGTAGCTGTTATAGCAAA TTGGAGGTGGTAAAAGACAAAATTAAGTCTCCCAAATCAAAAGATGAGTCTGAATCTCTTAAATTTACTCAAAAGAATCTGATTAACAAG ATATATACTAATTCTGCAGATGCCAAGATTCCTGCTGTTCTTGAATATCTCGGAACTGTCATTGAGGTATTGCTCCCCTCCGCTGCTTCAAAGCAAGAAAATGTCAACAAAGAATTAGTGACTGCACCTGTATGTACTATAAGAAAGTCAA GTTGCAAGTTTTTTATATTTGCGCACCATCAGCCAATGATAGATGCGATACATGAGTGCCTTCTT AAGAAAAAAGTGGGTTGCATCCGGATTGATGGAGGTACACCCGGTGCATGA
- the LOC112722755 gene encoding uncharacterized protein isoform X1: protein MTRFHMLTSSRVIISAFRRIPRASWNAKERLWMFPLSSLSEAEKLEVVKDKIKSPKSKDESESLKFTQKNLINKIYTNSADAKIPAVLEYLGTVIEVLLPSAASKQENVNKELVTAPVCTIRKSSCKFFIFAHHQPMIDAIHECLLKKKVGCIRIDGGTPGA, encoded by the exons ATGACCAGGTTTCACATGCTAACTTCATCAAGa GTAATAATTTCTGCTTTTCGGAGAATCCCTAGAGCTTCTTGGAATGCAAAAGAAAG GTTATGGATGTTCCCGCTGTCTTCCTTGTCAGAAGCAGAGAAG TTGGAGGTGGTAAAAGACAAAATTAAGTCTCCCAAATCAAAAGATGAGTCTGAATCTCTTAAATTTACTCAAAAGAATCTGATTAACAAG ATATATACTAATTCTGCAGATGCCAAGATTCCTGCTGTTCTTGAATATCTCGGAACTGTCATTGAGGTATTGCTCCCCTCCGCTGCTTCAAAGCAAGAAAATGTCAACAAAGAATTAGTGACTGCACCTGTATGTACTATAAGAAAGTCAA GTTGCAAGTTTTTTATATTTGCGCACCATCAGCCAATGATAGATGCGATACATGAGTGCCTTCTT AAGAAAAAAGTGGGTTGCATCCGGATTGATGGAGGTACACCCGGTGCATGA
- the LOC112722755 gene encoding uncharacterized protein isoform X2 codes for MTRFHMLTSSRVIISAFRRIPRASWNAKERLWMFPLSSLSEAEKLEVVKDKIKSPKSKDESESLKFTQKNLINKIYTNSADAKIPAVLEYLGTVIEVLLPSAASKQENVNKELVTAPAGCKFFIFAHHQPMIDAIHECLLKKKVGCIRIDGGTPGA; via the exons ATGACCAGGTTTCACATGCTAACTTCATCAAGa GTAATAATTTCTGCTTTTCGGAGAATCCCTAGAGCTTCTTGGAATGCAAAAGAAAG GTTATGGATGTTCCCGCTGTCTTCCTTGTCAGAAGCAGAGAAG TTGGAGGTGGTAAAAGACAAAATTAAGTCTCCCAAATCAAAAGATGAGTCTGAATCTCTTAAATTTACTCAAAAGAATCTGATTAACAAG ATATATACTAATTCTGCAGATGCCAAGATTCCTGCTGTTCTTGAATATCTCGGAACTGTCATTGAGGTATTGCTCCCCTCCGCTGCTTCAAAGCAAGAAAATGTCAACAAAGAATTAGTGACTGCACCT GCAGGTTGCAAGTTTTTTATATTTGCGCACCATCAGCCAATGATAGATGCGATACATGAGTGCCTTCTT AAGAAAAAAGTGGGTTGCATCCGGATTGATGGAGGTACACCCGGTGCATGA
- the LOC112722755 gene encoding uncharacterized protein isoform X4, translating to MTRFHMLTSSRVIISAFRRIPRASWNAKERLWMFPLSSLSEAEKLEVVKDKIKSPKSKDESESLKFTQKNLINKIYTNSADAKIPAVLEYLGTVIEVLLPSAASKQENVNKELVTAPVCTIRKSSRLQVFYICAPSANDRCDT from the exons ATGACCAGGTTTCACATGCTAACTTCATCAAGa GTAATAATTTCTGCTTTTCGGAGAATCCCTAGAGCTTCTTGGAATGCAAAAGAAAG GTTATGGATGTTCCCGCTGTCTTCCTTGTCAGAAGCAGAGAAG TTGGAGGTGGTAAAAGACAAAATTAAGTCTCCCAAATCAAAAGATGAGTCTGAATCTCTTAAATTTACTCAAAAGAATCTGATTAACAAG ATATATACTAATTCTGCAGATGCCAAGATTCCTGCTGTTCTTGAATATCTCGGAACTGTCATTGAGGTATTGCTCCCCTCCGCTGCTTCAAAGCAAGAAAATGTCAACAAAGAATTAGTGACTGCACCTGTATGTACTATAAGAAAGTCAA GCAGGTTGCAAGTTTTTTATATTTGCGCACCATCAGCCAATGATAGATGCGATACATGA
- the LOC112722755 gene encoding uncharacterized protein isoform X7 produces MFPLSSLSEAEKLEVVKDKIKSPKSKDESESLKFTQKNLINKIYTNSADAKIPAVLEYLGTVIEVLLPSAASKQENVNKELVTAPVCTIRKSSCKFFIFAHHQPMIDAIHECLLKKKVGCIRIDGGTPGA; encoded by the exons ATGTTCCCGCTGTCTTCCTTGTCAGAAGCAGAGAAG TTGGAGGTGGTAAAAGACAAAATTAAGTCTCCCAAATCAAAAGATGAGTCTGAATCTCTTAAATTTACTCAAAAGAATCTGATTAACAAG ATATATACTAATTCTGCAGATGCCAAGATTCCTGCTGTTCTTGAATATCTCGGAACTGTCATTGAGGTATTGCTCCCCTCCGCTGCTTCAAAGCAAGAAAATGTCAACAAAGAATTAGTGACTGCACCTGTATGTACTATAAGAAAGTCAA GTTGCAAGTTTTTTATATTTGCGCACCATCAGCCAATGATAGATGCGATACATGAGTGCCTTCTT AAGAAAAAAGTGGGTTGCATCCGGATTGATGGAGGTACACCCGGTGCATGA
- the LOC112722755 gene encoding uncharacterized protein isoform X8 translates to MRIELGLYNSFGGKLVKCLGFHPYSSCYSKLEVVKDKIKSPKSKDESESLKFTQKNLINKIYTNSADAKIPAVLEYLGTVIEVLLPSAASKQENVNKELVTAPVCTIRKSSRLQVFYICAPSANDRCDT, encoded by the exons ATGAGAATTGAGCTTGGCTTATATAATTCCTTTGGGGGGAAGCTGGTCAAGTGTTTGGGATTCCATCCATATAGTAGCTGTTATAGCAAA TTGGAGGTGGTAAAAGACAAAATTAAGTCTCCCAAATCAAAAGATGAGTCTGAATCTCTTAAATTTACTCAAAAGAATCTGATTAACAAG ATATATACTAATTCTGCAGATGCCAAGATTCCTGCTGTTCTTGAATATCTCGGAACTGTCATTGAGGTATTGCTCCCCTCCGCTGCTTCAAAGCAAGAAAATGTCAACAAAGAATTAGTGACTGCACCTGTATGTACTATAAGAAAGTCAA GCAGGTTGCAAGTTTTTTATATTTGCGCACCATCAGCCAATGATAGATGCGATACATGA